The proteins below are encoded in one region of Methanosarcina barkeri 3:
- a CDS encoding DUF1616 domain-containing protein produces the protein MAGNQKFPSDLLLVAGLVILMDIFVLIPVLSGSIIRTALGLPLILFLPGYALIAMLFPEKGGLEGMERIALSIAMSVSVVPLIGLALNYTPWGIKEMPLITSVSMFILTVLAIAYVRRNYLPADRKFEVPFRALTLTLLLGITGKTESKTEKNLRIILILSFLILIGTGVYVILVPQDKETYTEFYVLGTNGTANNYKTDYIQGESGTYFIGITNNEYRTMDYTMEVRLENQSLPLPENLQHIRLANNKTLVEPLEITPSVEGENMKLEFLLFNETEKNIPYKDLHLWINVGEEV, from the coding sequence ATGGCCGGAAACCAGAAGTTCCCATCTGACCTGTTGTTAGTAGCAGGCCTTGTAATTCTTATGGACATTTTCGTATTAATTCCTGTACTTAGCGGAAGTATTATTCGCACAGCTCTTGGTCTACCCCTAATACTCTTCCTTCCAGGGTACGCTCTCATAGCTATGCTTTTTCCGGAAAAAGGCGGACTTGAAGGGATGGAGAGGATAGCTCTTTCTATTGCAATGAGCGTCTCAGTTGTGCCTTTGATAGGACTTGCACTTAATTATACCCCCTGGGGAATCAAGGAGATGCCTCTCATTACAAGTGTCTCCATGTTTATCCTAACTGTGTTGGCAATAGCATACGTTAGAAGAAACTATCTACCTGCAGACAGAAAATTTGAGGTCCCTTTCAGGGCTCTTACCCTAACCCTGCTATTAGGAATTACGGGAAAAACGGAATCAAAGACTGAGAAAAACCTCAGGATAATTCTAATTCTTTCTTTCCTTATCTTGATAGGAACTGGAGTTTACGTCATTCTGGTACCTCAGGACAAAGAAACATATACGGAGTTCTATGTCCTTGGAACCAACGGGACGGCTAACAACTATAAAACAGATTATATACAGGGAGAAAGCGGGACCTACTTTATAGGAATAACAAATAATGAGTATAGAACAATGGACTATACAATGGAAGTAAGACTCGAAAATCAATCGCTGCCCCTTCCAGAAAATCTGCAGCATATCAGGCTTGCCAATAATAAAACCCTGGTAGAGCCTCTTGAGATTACGCCTTCTGTTGAAGGAGAGAATATGAAGCTTGAGTTCCTGCTCTTCAATGAAACTGAAAAGAATATACCTTACAAAGATCTGCACCTCTGGATAAACGTTGGAGAGGAGGTGTGA
- a CDS encoding glycosyltransferase family 2 protein: MRFPFVSVIVGIRNEEKFIEECIESLLNLDYPKDSYEIIIVDGMSTDKTRDIVQKYPIKLLLNERKNVAAARNLGVKNARGELIAFTDGDCKVDPLWLKTLVHEMQASPEDVVCFGGPNLIFDTDPVFGRVVGYAQESFLGSGGSAQSKNSTKKHYVGSLPNCNAMYKKAAIQEVGGFDERFVVGQDGDLNYRIGKKGNKFLYIPNAQVLHHRRGTLKSFSVRMFKYGMWMAELFKKHGEFVRWYAFLPSIAIVFAVALLIASIKYSTPSLLLLVLTAVYFILVFVTSIQVAYKMKSKYGLFALFIIPVQHIAYGLGFLYSFTNSPLISKTRSCSDNV; this comes from the coding sequence ATGAGATTCCCTTTTGTTTCAGTCATAGTAGGTATTCGTAACGAAGAAAAATTCATTGAAGAATGTATTGAGTCACTTCTTAATCTAGACTACCCAAAAGATTCTTATGAAATTATTATCGTTGATGGCATGTCCACCGACAAAACACGCGATATAGTACAGAAATATCCTATCAAGCTTCTTTTAAATGAAAGAAAGAATGTAGCTGCGGCAAGAAACCTTGGTGTGAAGAATGCCAGGGGAGAACTTATTGCCTTTACTGACGGGGATTGCAAGGTCGATCCTCTGTGGTTGAAAACTCTTGTTCATGAAATGCAAGCCTCTCCAGAGGACGTTGTGTGTTTTGGAGGCCCAAACCTGATCTTTGACACTGATCCTGTATTTGGCAGGGTGGTGGGTTATGCCCAGGAATCTTTCTTGGGGTCAGGAGGCTCGGCTCAGTCTAAAAACTCCACAAAAAAACATTATGTTGGCTCTCTTCCTAACTGCAATGCAATGTACAAAAAAGCTGCAATTCAGGAAGTTGGAGGTTTTGATGAGCGGTTTGTGGTAGGTCAGGACGGAGATCTTAACTACAGAATTGGTAAGAAAGGTAACAAATTTTTGTATATCCCGAATGCGCAGGTTCTGCATCATAGGAGAGGAACTCTCAAGTCCTTTTCCGTAAGGATGTTTAAATATGGAATGTGGATGGCAGAACTTTTCAAAAAGCATGGAGAATTTGTTCGTTGGTATGCTTTTTTGCCTTCAATTGCCATCGTGTTTGCAGTTGCTTTGCTTATTGCTTCTATAAAGTACTCTACTCCAAGCCTGCTTCTTCTTGTACTTACGGCCGTGTATTTTATTCTTGTCTTTGTTACCTCAATTCAGGTTGCCTACAAAATGAAATCAAAATACGGTCTTTTTGCCCTTTTTATAATTCCTGTGCAACACATCGCTTATGGGCTAGGATTTTTGTACAGCTTTACAAATTCTCCTCTTATCTCAAAAACCCGTTCCTGCTCGGATAATGTTTAA
- a CDS encoding glycosyltransferase family 2 protein yields the protein MAITIAAMPAYNEAHAIADVIKGCKKYVDRVVVVDDGSTDNTVDIAESLGAYVVRHEINKGYGAALRNCFETARKLDANAMVIIDSDGQHDPSEIPKLLEPLKDGFDLVIGSRFVNGNGKNVPIYRKFGMKVLDIATYIAGGLNVTDSQSGFRAYGKKAIEKINLNGTDMSAGSEILIQAKDYKLKFTEVEIHCRYDLEDCSSEHPFIHGPRVLFRILKDMEYRRPLYYFSVPGLIMTSTGFLMGLIFLQDFLLGGSLRFGPTLLMVMLTVIGAFMVFTGIILHAISRMIFLNEHIRKQ from the coding sequence ATGGCCATTACGATTGCAGCCATGCCTGCCTATAACGAAGCCCATGCCATTGCAGATGTTATCAAGGGTTGCAAAAAATACGTCGACAGAGTAGTAGTTGTAGATGATGGAAGTACCGATAATACTGTCGATATCGCCGAATCTCTTGGCGCCTATGTAGTTCGTCATGAAATAAATAAGGGATATGGAGCAGCCCTCAGGAACTGTTTTGAAACCGCCCGTAAGCTCGATGCAAATGCTATGGTCATAATTGACTCTGACGGTCAACATGACCCCTCCGAAATTCCAAAGCTTCTTGAACCCTTAAAAGATGGTTTTGATCTGGTAATTGGCTCAAGATTTGTCAATGGCAACGGTAAAAATGTTCCTATTTACCGCAAATTCGGGATGAAAGTCCTTGATATCGCAACTTATATTGCAGGCGGTCTGAATGTAACCGATTCTCAGAGCGGCTTTAGAGCTTATGGGAAAAAAGCTATCGAAAAAATAAATTTAAATGGTACAGATATGTCTGCGGGCTCTGAAATTCTGATTCAGGCCAAAGATTACAAACTGAAGTTTACTGAAGTGGAAATCCATTGCAGGTATGATCTTGAGGACTGTTCAAGTGAGCATCCTTTCATACATGGACCCAGAGTCCTATTCCGCATCCTTAAAGATATGGAGTATAGACGGCCTCTGTATTATTTCTCCGTTCCTGGCCTGATTATGACATCTACAGGCTTTCTTATGGGACTGATATTTCTACAGGACTTTCTTCTGGGAGGATCCTTGCGCTTCGGGCCAACACTCCTTATGGTAATGCTGACGGTTATAGGAGCCTTTATGGTGTTTACTGGAATAATACTGCATGCCATTTCAAGGATGATATTTTTAAATGAGCATATCCGAAAACAATAA
- a CDS encoding glycosyltransferase family 4 protein, producing MFKKVNNIFLVYYGSFNTKSGSNIHILELLRNLKKHTDIVLFAPGQKSVDRSLSGIKYVPVIDNKYLVQPSYEFMLSFYLLYSCIKNRPDVLYLRQNSFPFFPIILCKILKIPSIVEVNGIVLDELKVDPNSQSFAYRVFSYLALRSENFNYRHCDRIVSVTDKLRDELVRLYSIPESKIHIINNGANTDVFKPLDPEQVRVKLQLESSKKYVCFVGHLAAWQGVEFLIHASPLILEKCPDVHFLIVGDGVMKDKLMETASNLGFSDKFTFTGRVPYEQVPFYINAADVCVAPFIKERNSKIGLSALKTYEYLACGKPIVASGISGVKDLIEASGGGLSVTPESPEELATAVVKLLLDESTRTLMGERGRKYVVENHSWDGVARKILDICKDIV from the coding sequence ATGTTTAAAAAAGTAAATAACATTTTCCTGGTTTATTATGGCTCTTTTAATACTAAATCAGGTTCGAATATCCACATTCTTGAACTCCTAAGAAATTTAAAAAAGCATACTGATATAGTCCTGTTTGCACCCGGACAGAAGAGTGTAGACCGTTCTCTTTCAGGGATAAAATATGTGCCTGTAATAGACAATAAATATCTTGTACAGCCCTCTTACGAATTCATGCTTTCTTTTTACCTTCTTTACTCTTGCATAAAAAATAGGCCGGATGTGCTCTATCTTCGCCAGAACTCTTTTCCATTCTTTCCAATAATTTTATGTAAAATTTTAAAAATTCCTTCCATTGTAGAAGTTAATGGGATAGTTTTGGATGAGTTAAAGGTAGATCCAAATTCACAGTCCTTTGCGTATAGAGTTTTCTCTTACCTTGCACTTCGGTCTGAAAACTTTAACTACAGGCATTGCGACAGAATTGTTTCTGTCACGGATAAACTCAGGGATGAACTTGTGAGACTATACTCTATTCCTGAGAGTAAAATCCATATTATTAATAATGGGGCAAACACTGATGTGTTCAAGCCTCTAGATCCCGAACAGGTAAGAGTAAAGCTGCAGCTTGAAAGCTCAAAGAAATACGTATGCTTCGTCGGTCATCTTGCAGCCTGGCAGGGAGTTGAATTTCTCATTCATGCCTCTCCTCTAATTCTGGAAAAATGTCCTGATGTTCATTTTCTTATTGTCGGGGACGGAGTTATGAAGGATAAACTGATGGAAACAGCTTCTAACTTAGGATTTTCGGATAAATTTACTTTCACCGGAAGAGTTCCCTATGAACAGGTTCCTTTCTACATCAATGCGGCCGATGTTTGCGTTGCTCCTTTTATCAAGGAAAGAAACTCGAAGATAGGGCTTTCAGCGTTGAAAACTTATGAATACCTTGCCTGTGGGAAGCCTATTGTTGCGAGTGGTATTTCAGGAGTTAAAGACTTAATTGAAGCTTCAGGTGGTGGACTCTCAGTAACTCCTGAGAGTCCTGAAGAACTTGCGACTGCTGTAGTAAAATTACTTCTCGATGAGAGTACCAGAACCCTTATGGGAGAGAGAGGCAGAAAATATGTCGTTGAGAATCACAGTTGGGACGGAGTTGCAAGAAAAATTCTGGATATATGCAAAGACATCGTTTAA
- a CDS encoding right-handed parallel beta-helix repeat-containing protein has translation MLKRELGIFFLVSCLILANVPTALCRSPAPTVYVAGDGSGDFKCDGKDDHVQINQALKFVASNSKYTTVHLKGPFTYVIDDTLLIGSNTILEGDSNAVIKLANNAGWVTMKPMIQQMSSSGNSNIVIRGFEVNGNHDGNPKVSKGDGYYNVIYFTNCNNVKVYNMYMHDSLGDGLRIKYGQNIQFYNNKIYKLGHDGLFAIQCQNVEAWNNRITCRTNSGLRIWNSNHVKFHDNVIDSFYHWSAGGSAVQIEKSAGIMDDIDIYDNTISNTYGPGIWIFNYDSSSATRDKGKNVHIHHNVFYSTGTNPSITWVGGIVASGFHDTLIENNVFDGVYHAAVIHMYPEVYSPSYSSKYTTIVRNNIIVNTQKRTKSPSGTGYAVINYLSKNHNFVLENNCLYNNAAGNYKGCTSKTDIYLNPLFVNQKSHDYHLQSVTGHWNGKWVKDKVSSPCIDAGCVSSDYSKEPENNGNRINIGRYGNTIYASLSPSSRVKTMQSSLVGSISEATNETDEDLNFTAEVLEGDEDNFTYSEDLSVDIQGPVIESVPDATVKIGETLNFTVKASDINGGNLTFSASDLPEGASFDERGFFSWAPTDGQEGLYTISFEVSDGMFSDSKVAIITVIEETPLNLSSVVEKAPLNLSGICDSYLYKVSPEGLYVNNLFLRLEEL, from the coding sequence ATGCTAAAAAGAGAATTAGGGATATTTTTCCTGGTAAGTTGTCTTATTCTTGCAAACGTTCCTACTGCTTTATGCCGGAGTCCTGCACCAACTGTTTATGTAGCAGGAGACGGTAGTGGAGATTTTAAATGCGATGGAAAAGACGATCATGTACAGATAAACCAGGCCCTTAAGTTTGTGGCAAGTAACTCCAAATATACCACTGTCCACCTTAAAGGTCCTTTTACGTATGTTATTGATGATACTCTTCTCATTGGCAGCAATACTATTCTTGAAGGGGATTCAAATGCTGTTATTAAACTGGCTAATAACGCAGGTTGGGTCACAATGAAACCTATGATCCAGCAAATGAGCAGCTCCGGGAATAGTAACATTGTAATAAGAGGTTTCGAGGTTAATGGAAACCATGACGGTAATCCCAAAGTTTCTAAGGGTGATGGATATTATAATGTGATTTACTTTACTAACTGTAATAACGTAAAAGTATACAATATGTATATGCACGATAGTCTCGGAGACGGGCTGAGGATAAAATACGGTCAAAATATTCAATTTTATAACAATAAGATCTACAAGCTTGGTCATGACGGTCTGTTCGCAATTCAGTGTCAGAACGTTGAAGCCTGGAACAACAGAATAACCTGCAGGACTAACAGCGGTCTTAGAATCTGGAACTCAAACCATGTAAAATTCCATGATAATGTAATCGATTCTTTCTACCACTGGAGTGCAGGTGGATCAGCTGTTCAAATCGAAAAATCTGCAGGTATTATGGATGATATAGATATCTATGATAATACTATATCTAACACTTATGGCCCTGGAATCTGGATTTTCAACTATGATAGTTCTTCTGCTACTAGAGATAAAGGAAAAAATGTCCATATTCATCATAATGTCTTCTATAGTACAGGTACCAATCCTAGCATTACCTGGGTCGGAGGTATTGTAGCTAGTGGGTTCCATGATACTTTAATTGAAAATAATGTTTTTGACGGTGTATACCATGCTGCTGTTATTCACATGTATCCGGAAGTTTACTCTCCAAGTTACTCATCAAAGTACACAACAATTGTCCGCAACAACATAATCGTAAATACCCAGAAACGTACGAAGTCCCCAAGTGGAACAGGGTATGCAGTGATCAATTACCTCTCCAAGAACCATAACTTTGTGCTGGAAAATAACTGCCTCTACAACAATGCAGCAGGCAATTATAAAGGCTGCACCTCGAAAACTGACATCTACTTAAATCCGTTATTTGTAAACCAGAAAAGCCATGATTATCACCTTCAGTCGGTTACAGGTCACTGGAATGGAAAATGGGTAAAAGACAAAGTGAGTTCTCCCTGTATTGATGCCGGGTGCGTTTCTTCGGATTATTCTAAAGAACCTGAAAACAATGGAAATAGGATCAACATAGGAAGATACGGAAATACAATATATGCGTCTCTGTCACCGAGTTCACGAGTAAAGACTATGCAGTCTTCATTAGTAGGTTCGATCTCCGAGGCTACGAATGAGACTGACGAAGATCTTAACTTCACGGCGGAAGTTCTTGAAGGGGACGAAGATAACTTCACATACTCAGAAGATCTCTCTGTCGACATACAGGGACCTGTTATTGAATCTGTTCCTGATGCCACAGTGAAGATTGGAGAAACTTTAAACTTTACAGTGAAAGCTTCTGATATTAATGGAGGCAACCTTACCTTTTCAGCATCTGATCTTCCTGAAGGTGCAAGTTTTGACGAAAGAGGGTTCTTTAGCTGGGCACCTACAGACGGACAGGAAGGACTCTACACTATATCTTTTGAAGTAAGTGATGGTATGTTTAGTGATTCTAAAGTTGCAATAATAACCGTGATTGAAGAAACTCCCTTGAATCTCTCAAGCGTAGTTGAAAAAGCTCCTTTGAATCTCTCTGGCATATGCGACAGCTATCTTTACAAAGTTTCTCCTGAAGGTCTTTATGTGAATAATTTATTTCTTAGATTGGAGGAATTATAA
- a CDS encoding glycosyltransferase codes for MKVLEACQEFPNRYYPQLGTFIKQSIDSIANQGVDVTVISPKPFVLPVSAFPYYNFFKLPKIEHTTKYDLHYPRYVYAVPKKYFYPITGFSYSHFVFEYAIKNIKPQPDLIHAHFSYPDGYGMMKLAKRWKVPLVISALGTIERKTAYEGSYTSRQIIEAMNFADKILSVSEDLKLHITNLGINEEKVHVVPNGVDTAKFKPAGKAHARNLLNLPQDKNIVLFVGALRKIKGVDYLIEAAKDFVNTNTALFMVGRDDGLRKGLEKRAQELKIADHIRFTGPVDHEKIPLWISASDILVLPSLSEGRPNVVLEALACEVPVVATNVGGIPELMIDGETGYLVPSKDPIEISKKINKLLENKSQRENMGKLGRKSIIQRGLTWEAHAKKTVNIYSELLEKASKTKNST; via the coding sequence ATGAAAGTACTGGAAGCATGTCAGGAATTTCCTAACAGGTATTATCCTCAACTTGGAACATTCATAAAACAGAGTATAGACTCAATTGCAAATCAGGGAGTAGATGTTACTGTTATTTCCCCAAAACCTTTTGTCCTTCCTGTTTCTGCATTTCCATATTATAACTTTTTTAAACTGCCAAAGATTGAGCATACCACAAAATATGACCTTCATTATCCACGCTATGTTTATGCCGTTCCCAAAAAATATTTTTATCCAATAACAGGGTTCTCATACTCTCACTTTGTTTTTGAATACGCGATAAAAAATATAAAGCCCCAGCCAGACCTGATCCATGCACACTTTTCATATCCTGACGGATATGGGATGATGAAGCTTGCAAAGAGATGGAAAGTTCCTCTTGTAATAAGTGCGCTGGGTACAATAGAAAGAAAAACTGCTTATGAAGGCTCCTATACATCTAGACAGATTATAGAGGCAATGAATTTTGCAGATAAAATTCTTTCTGTCAGTGAAGACCTCAAGCTTCATATAACAAATCTGGGAATAAACGAAGAGAAAGTTCATGTGGTTCCAAACGGAGTTGATACAGCAAAGTTCAAACCTGCAGGAAAAGCACATGCAAGAAATCTTTTAAATCTACCGCAGGATAAAAATATTGTTCTCTTTGTTGGAGCTCTTAGGAAAATAAAAGGTGTGGACTACCTGATTGAAGCTGCAAAGGATTTTGTGAACACGAACACCGCTCTTTTTATGGTAGGCAGAGACGACGGCTTGAGAAAAGGTCTGGAAAAAAGAGCACAAGAACTCAAAATTGCAGATCACATTAGATTCACTGGGCCCGTAGACCATGAAAAGATCCCGCTCTGGATCTCAGCTTCTGACATCCTCGTATTACCTTCTCTTTCTGAGGGCAGACCAAATGTAGTACTCGAAGCCCTTGCCTGTGAAGTACCGGTCGTGGCAACCAATGTAGGTGGGATACCTGAGCTCATGATCGATGGGGAAACAGGCTACCTGGTGCCTTCAAAAGATCCTATAGAGATATCCAAAAAAATTAATAAATTGCTTGAGAATAAAAGCCAGAGAGAAAATATGGGGAAGCTAGGGCGTAAAAGCATAATTCAGAGAGGACTGACCTGGGAAGCCCATGCAAAAAAGACTGTGAATATATACTCAGAACTTTTGGAGAAAGCTTCAAAAACAAAAAACAGTACATAA
- a CDS encoding right-handed parallel beta-helix repeat-containing protein, which translates to MISMLKQEVGILFLVSCLILASVPTALCRSPAPTVYVAGDGSGDFNCNGKDDHVQINQALKFVADNSGYTTVHLKGPFTYVINDTLLIGSNTILEGDSNAVIKLVDHAGWVPMKPLIQQMSSSGNSNIVIRGFEVNVNHDGNTEFAKGDGYYNIMYFLYCKNVTVYNMYMHDGHGDGLRIKYGENIKFYNNKIYKLGHDGLFAIQCQNVEAWNNRITCRTNSGLRIWNSNHVKFHDNVIDSFYHWSAGGPGIQIEKSAGTMDDVEVYDNIIYDTYGPGMWLFNYDTSSATRDKAKNVDINHNVFYDTGTNPSITWVGGIITGGFEDTLIENNVFDGVYHAAIANMYINSYTPSYVPEGDGFTTIVRNNIITNTKMRTKSPSGTGYGIINYLPKTHSFTTLYNCLYKNSAGNYKDCTSKTDIYLNPLFVDQVNHDYHLQSRGGSWDGKTWVKYKVSSPCIDSGDPSSDYSKESEDNGNRINIGRYGNTIYASKSKH; encoded by the coding sequence ATGATATCGATGTTAAAACAAGAAGTAGGAATCCTCTTCCTGGTAAGTTGCCTTATTCTTGCAAGTGTTCCTACTGCTTTATGCCGGAGTCCTGCACCAACTGTTTATGTTGCAGGCGACGGTAGTGGAGATTTTAATTGCAACGGAAAAGATGATCATGTACAGATAAACCAGGCCCTTAAGTTTGTGGCTGATAACTCCGGATACACCACTGTCCACCTTAAAGGTCCTTTTACATATGTTATTAACGATACTCTTCTCATCGGCAGCAATACTATTCTTGAAGGGGATTCAAATGCTGTTATCAAACTTGTTGATCATGCAGGCTGGGTTCCAATGAAACCTTTGATCCAGCAGATGAGCAGTTCCGGAAATAGTAACATTGTAATAAGAGGTTTCGAGGTTAATGTAAACCATGACGGTAACACCGAGTTCGCTAAAGGTGATGGATATTATAATATAATGTACTTTCTTTACTGCAAGAACGTAACCGTATACAATATGTATATGCACGATGGTCATGGAGACGGGCTGAGGATAAAGTATGGAGAGAATATCAAGTTTTATAATAACAAGATCTACAAGCTTGGTCATGACGGTCTGTTCGCAATTCAGTGTCAGAACGTTGAAGCCTGGAACAACAGAATAACCTGCAGGACTAACAGCGGTCTTAGAATCTGGAACTCAAACCATGTAAAATTCCATGATAATGTAATCGATTCTTTCTACCACTGGAGTGCAGGTGGGCCGGGTATTCAGATCGAAAAGTCTGCAGGCACTATGGATGACGTAGAGGTCTACGATAATATTATCTATGACACCTATGGACCCGGAATGTGGCTTTTTAACTATGATACCTCTTCTGCTACCAGAGACAAGGCAAAAAATGTCGATATTAATCACAATGTTTTCTATGACACTGGTACTAATCCTAGCATTACCTGGGTAGGTGGCATAATAACAGGTGGATTCGAGGATACTTTAATTGAAAATAATGTCTTTGACGGAGTATATCACGCTGCAATCGCGAACATGTATATCAACAGTTACACTCCAAGCTATGTGCCAGAAGGTGACGGGTTCACAACAATTGTCCGTAACAACATAATCACGAATACCAAGATGCGCACAAAGTCCCCAAGTGGGACAGGATATGGAATTATTAACTATCTACCTAAAACACACTCCTTTACAACTCTATATAACTGCCTTTACAAGAACTCAGCAGGTAACTATAAAGACTGCACCTCAAAAACCGATATTTACTTAAACCCATTATTTGTAGACCAGGTAAACCATGATTACCATCTTCAATCAAGAGGTGGAAGTTGGGACGGGAAAACCTGGGTTAAATATAAAGTGAGTTCCCCTTGTATTGATTCAGGCGATCCGTCCTCTGACTATTCCAAAGAATCTGAGGATAATGGAAACAGGATCAACATCGGAAGGTATGGGAACACAATCTATGCATCGAAATCAAAACACTGA